The DNA segment TGGTGTTGCCTGTGTTGATGAAACTATGAGTAGTAAAGAAGATATGATAAAAAAAGTTGACAATGCAATGTATAAAGCAAAACAAAATGGGAAAAATCAAATTTTTATACATGATAGCAATTAATTCTTTATTTAACCTGTCTAGTAGCCATTCTAGCTTATACTAGTAATAATTTTATAACAATAGATTAAAATTTATTAAGAAAAGGTATGGTCTGTTTAATTTTGGTATCTTTTTTATTCGGCAACACTCTTTGAAGCGTTTATCCATTTTTGTTTTTATAAATGGCGTGATAAAAATTAGATCATCTCTAACGCCGATTGCCATTTTGCCACTAATAACGCAGTCACTTAGGCAAATTTTTCTTTGATTCTCGCTCATTAAAATACCAAAAATTTTAGCTACCTTATCAATGCCACGAAGTGCGTTTTTGTCATTTTTAACGACATAAAACTGCTCTTTTACTCGCTTTATTTTTGGCTCTAAATTCCTAACGTCTTCGTTTAAAAATTCAAAGCTTTTTTTAACGCCACTTTTAAATTTAGCCAAAAATGGCTCAGCAAATTCGTGTCTGAAAAAATTTCGTTTATAGTCTGTTTTTAAATTAGTTTCATCAATAAAATACTCTAAATTTTGCCTGTTTAAAAAGCCTAAAAGCTCATCTTTGCTAACACCTAAAAGTGGGCGGATTAGCGTGAAATTCTCACGTCTTTCACACTCTTTCATACCGATAAGTTCACTAAGTCCTGCTCCTTTGCTAAGTTGCATTAAAAACCACTCAAAAAGGTCGTTTAGCTGGTGTGCTAGGATTAAATTTGTGTATCCGTGAGCTTTGCAAAGATTGTTAAAAAAGGCGTAACGCTCATCACGTGCATTTTTTTCAAAATTTTTAACGTCTAAAAAAACGCTTTTAGTGTGGCAAATTTTACTAAATTTCAGGGCTAAATTTTGTGCTTGTTTAACCTCATTTTTACTCTCTTTGCGAATGTTATAATCAACGATTGCAATGTCAAAATTTACACCCAAATCGTTTAAAATATAAAAAAGTGCCGTGCTATCAACGCCGTGAGAAAAGGCGAGTAGGTTTTTACCGCCTTTTAAAAGCTTTATGATTTGTGCTGAAATTTCTATCTTGCACAAGGCTAATCCGCCCTTTTAACAATACTTGCAACTAGCTTGTCGCCAAGTGATTGCGTGATTTTACAAACGTAGCGTTCGCCAATTCTTAGGTCGCTAACTTCGCTCTC comes from the Campylobacter mucosalis genome and includes:
- the tilS gene encoding tRNA lysidine(34) synthetase TilS is translated as MCKIEISAQIIKLLKGGKNLLAFSHGVDSTALFYILNDLGVNFDIAIVDYNIRKESKNEVKQAQNLALKFSKICHTKSVFLDVKNFEKNARDERYAFFNNLCKAHGYTNLILAHQLNDLFEWFLMQLSKGAGLSELIGMKECERRENFTLIRPLLGVSKDELLGFLNRQNLEYFIDETNLKTDYKRNFFRHEFAEPFLAKFKSGVKKSFEFLNEDVRNLEPKIKRVKEQFYVVKNDKNALRGIDKVAKIFGILMSENQRKICLSDCVISGKMAIGVRDDLIFITPFIKTKMDKRFKECCRIKKIPKLNRPYLFLINFNLLL